The genomic interval GGTTAATGTCTGAAGGATTAAACGAGCATAGAAAAATGCTGTTAATGCGAGGGAGACCAAAAATTTTATTAGCCACTACTTTTGAGGAAGGTATTGATTTGTTTGATACCTACAAAGAAAATTTACTAGGTGTAATATCTGATGTTAATTACTTTAAAGACGGAGTTAGAAACAAAGAAGCAGGTTTTTTATTATTAGATTATGTAAGAAAATACAAACGTTATTTTCCTTTTTTAATGCAATCATCTAATGAAAATAATGAGAGGCGAACGTTAGAATTGAAAGGTAAATTTTTATATAAACATTCAGAAACTTTAGGTGTTGATATTAAAAATTATATTATAAAATACTTTGCTTTTGGAGATTTCGAGTTTTGGGATCCTACTCAAATGAAAGTTTTAGCAACAGCCAAAGATTTAGGTGAATTTCAAAAAGCTATAAAGAATGTTTCTGAAGATTGTTTGATGTATCACGCAAAAAGAAGTGAGTTTTCTAAATGGTTAAAATCTAGAGCACTGTTTCCTTTAGCAGATTTATTGAGCGTTATAGAATATGATGAATTTGAAAACAATGGTCAAATAAGAGATTTCTTACTTAATTCTATTAAGGCATATTTAGTTTACAGATCTAGAGGTGTAATTGTAAAGTTTAATAAAGATAAATACGATGAGTTTGTTGGTTATGCAAGAATAGGAGAAGGTGCTTTAGGAGGTAAAGCAAGAGGTTTGGCTTTTATAGATTCCTTTTTAAAACGGAATAATTTATATAACAAATATAAAAACGTAAGCATTACCATACCAAGAACTGTTGTAATAAGTACAGAGGTTTTTGATCAGTTTATAGAAACCCATAAACTAATAAAATTTGCAGCAAAATGTACAGATGATGATAAAATATTACACGAATTTATTTCTAAAGATTTACCAGAATGGGCTTTAGAAGATATTAGAGCATTTTTAAAAACCACTACTTGTCCTATTGCAGTGCGTTCCTCTAGTATGTTAGAGGACTCAAATTATCAGCCTTTTGCAGGTGTTTTTGCAACCTACATGATTCCGAATTCTGAAATAAACAAAAAAGTTGAAATGGTTGCTAATGCAATTAAATCTGTTATAGCATCTGCTTTTTTTGAAAACAGTAAATTGTATTTAAAAGCAATATCACATACTATAGAAGAAGATAAAATGGCTGTAATTTTACAAGAAGTTATTGGTAAGCCATATCAAGATGTATATTATCCAAATATTTCTGGAGTAGCACGTTCTATTAATTTTTATCCCATTGGAGATGAAAAGGCAAGTGAAGGAATTGCAAATATTGCTCTAGGTTTAGGGGAAATAATTGTGGGTGGCGGACAAACATTACGTTTTTCACCATCTTATCCCAAAAAAATATTACAACTATCTTCTCCCGGCTCCACACAAAGAGAAACGCAACAGTATTTTTATGGTTTAGATTTGAATCCGGATAGTTATAAAGTTTCCACTTGTGAAGCCATCAATAAAAAGAAGGTAACGATTAGAAAAGCAGAAAATCACGGGTCTTTAAAGTTTGTCGCATCTACCTATGATTTACAAAATAATATGATTAGACCA from Polaribacter sejongensis carries:
- a CDS encoding PEP/pyruvate-binding domain-containing protein, with protein sequence MKENILSNLKTYAFKEVTFDKLMQNRINKVLIVCSNYDFYMLEEDGRIEERIFNEYTSLNLRHPPNFIHANSAKRAIKMMETHQIDIVITWLDIGNYNAFETSKKIKEAFPDVPIAALSHHSSQLRSKLQKENTDSIDFVFHWNGNADIFLAIIKLTEDRMNAETDINTIGVKAILLVEDSLKFYSRYIPLIYKILLKQTQGLMSEGLNEHRKMLLMRGRPKILLATTFEEGIDLFDTYKENLLGVISDVNYFKDGVRNKEAGFLLLDYVRKYKRYFPFLMQSSNENNERRTLELKGKFLYKHSETLGVDIKNYIIKYFAFGDFEFWDPTQMKVLATAKDLGEFQKAIKNVSEDCLMYHAKRSEFSKWLKSRALFPLADLLSVIEYDEFENNGQIRDFLLNSIKAYLVYRSRGVIVKFNKDKYDEFVGYARIGEGALGGKARGLAFIDSFLKRNNLYNKYKNVSITIPRTVVISTEVFDQFIETHKLIKFAAKCTDDDKILHEFISKDLPEWALEDIRAFLKTTTCPIAVRSSSMLEDSNYQPFAGVFATYMIPNSEINKKVEMVANAIKSVIASAFFENSKLYLKAISHTIEEDKMAVILQEVIGKPYQDVYYPNISGVARSINFYPIGDEKASEGIANIALGLGEIIVGGGQTLRFSPSYPKKILQLSSPGSTQRETQQYFYGLDLNPDSYKVSTCEAINKKKVTIRKAENHGSLKFVASTYDLQNNMIRPGVMQDGIRVITFDNILKYNTFPLPEILQELLRVGQREMRSPIEIEFAVKLDVPAGKPKEFSFLQIRPIIESMETVSKLPENLDISETIIYSESALGNGKYENICDVVYVKPETFNSANTRDIASAVEEINKKFVALDKPYILVGPGRWGSSDSWLGIPVLWSQISAAKIIVESGLNDFRIDPSQGTHFFQNLTSFKVGYLTINPFIKDGFFDVDYLNEQEADFEDSFLRHISFKNDLTVIIDGENNKAAIFKEGISLENSTSNIEESFEELPPEGFM